A genomic stretch from Sulfurimonas sediminis includes:
- a CDS encoding transposase: MPKKTLDAIENSGSKYIAKVKDNQKTLLDKIDEISRDIKPTNIYKAKPVQQSNEWINRKVFVYQPTTFYHNGITHIRSIIKVIKKVESTNHKTGEITNSTRIQFCIANFHESAEFFHNKILHHWKVETMHQYKDNSLLEDAHNCHLNPFLMTILRSMILNILHLNGAKSIQEQLINNRWDLDDSIAQILKLSF; the protein is encoded by the coding sequence ATACCCAAAAAAACTCTTGATGCTATCGAAAATAGTGGTTCAAAATATATTGCCAAGGTAAAAGATAATCAAAAAACCTTACTTGATAAAATAGATGAAATTTCAAGAGATATAAAACCGACAAATATTTACAAGGCTAAACCTGTCCAACAATCTAATGAATGGATTAATAGGAAGGTGTTTGTATATCAACCAACTACTTTTTATCATAATGGCATAACTCATATTCGCTCAATAATAAAAGTTATAAAAAAAGTAGAGTCAACAAATCATAAAACTGGCGAGATTACTAATAGCACTAGAATTCAATTCTGTATTGCAAATTTTCATGAAAGTGCAGAATTCTTTCACAATAAAATTTTACACCATTGGAAAGTGGAAACCATGCATCAATACAAAGATAATTCACTTTTAGAAGATGCTCATAATTGTCATTTAAATCCATTTTTAATGACTATTCTTAGAAGTATGATTTTGAATATTTTACACCTTAATGGTGCAAAATCTATACAAGAACAACTCATCAACAATAGATGGGATTTGGATGACTCTATCGCTCAAATATTAAAATTGAGTTTTTAG